A window of Natronolimnobius sp. AArcel1 contains these coding sequences:
- a CDS encoding CbiX/SirB N-terminal domain-containing protein, whose translation MQALVVAAHGSHLNPDASDPTYAHAETVRETGAFDEVRETFWKEEPHFREVIRTLESEEIFVVPLFISEGYFTEQVIPRELRLEGWDPEQWDSDGTSATEVTLEVGDAEKTVHYCGPVGTHDAMTDVIVQRAETVTGDPEVSEGVGLAVVGHGTDRNENSAKAIEYHTERIRKRDRFDAVQALYMDEAPEVDDVTEYFETDDIVVVPLFIADGYHTQEDIPEDMGLTPDYRLGWDVPSEVDGHRIWYAGAVGTEALLADVLLERASDAGATLGDALERVRQETMQGDAGPSESNSSHAQTNGKPVTDS comes from the coding sequence ATGCAGGCGCTGGTTGTCGCGGCGCACGGATCGCACCTGAATCCGGATGCTTCGGACCCGACCTATGCCCACGCAGAGACCGTCCGCGAGACGGGCGCGTTCGACGAGGTCCGCGAAACGTTCTGGAAGGAAGAACCACACTTTCGCGAGGTCATCCGAACCCTCGAGTCCGAAGAAATCTTTGTCGTTCCGCTGTTCATCAGCGAGGGCTACTTCACCGAGCAGGTGATTCCTCGAGAATTACGACTCGAGGGCTGGGACCCCGAACAGTGGGACTCAGACGGGACGAGCGCGACGGAGGTAACGCTCGAGGTCGGTGACGCCGAGAAGACGGTCCACTACTGCGGGCCGGTCGGCACGCACGATGCGATGACGGACGTGATCGTCCAGCGTGCGGAGACGGTGACGGGCGATCCCGAGGTCAGCGAGGGAGTTGGCCTCGCGGTTGTCGGTCACGGCACCGACCGGAACGAAAACTCCGCGAAGGCAATCGAGTACCACACCGAGCGCATCCGGAAGCGCGACCGCTTCGATGCGGTCCAGGCATTGTATATGGACGAAGCACCCGAGGTCGACGACGTGACAGAGTACTTCGAAACGGACGATATCGTCGTCGTGCCCCTCTTTATTGCCGACGGCTATCACACCCAGGAAGACATTCCCGAGGACATGGGCCTCACACCGGACTACCGACTCGGCTGGGACGTCCCGAGCGAGGTCGACGGCCACCGCATCTGGTACGCCGGCGCGGTCGGCACTGAAGCGCTTCTCGCGGACGTCCTCCTCGAGCGCGCCTCCGACGCGGGCGCAACGCTTGGTGACGCACTCGAGCGCGTTCGACAGGAAACAATGCAGGGGGACGCCGGACCATCCGAGTCCAACTCGAGTCACGCGCAGACAAACGGAAAACCGGTGACCGACTCATGA
- a CDS encoding DR2241 family protein, with amino-acid sequence MTALETAVDALLERAEDNSVTFDGLRLGSDGDAYTLSTPTIERDGLEADALRDVLTGLDDLEPYVRNWYHWQVRVGAKGTARRAFLRWCERAPLSADEMQVADPVDESPTLPKRNAALETGIDREWGQLAITARFLDTTEPTGERVYDCWHVEDADTALEALEVYDEPSDAREIATNDEDGRYRPLKTAPTLRSGWAFTGLSGRELVDTIGFIYPATIANWHREQRGNLDVDHWVDTAERQTGIYDVIDDLPREAVDWLAEACCVDSQCLRRREWEYEAGDDLEPAGGDGPFPCREPCSLVVAAARKWAILESETEKTYELELTTSEYNQLADLIDAVADGRVDDIREADVNDGANRYRARYLRAKRFDDEGGLDARERSE; translated from the coding sequence ATGACGGCCCTCGAAACTGCCGTCGACGCACTCCTCGAGCGCGCGGAAGACAACTCAGTCACGTTCGATGGCCTCCGCCTCGGGTCCGATGGCGACGCCTACACGCTTTCGACGCCGACTATCGAACGAGACGGACTCGAGGCTGACGCCCTTCGCGACGTACTGACTGGTCTCGACGATCTCGAGCCATACGTGCGCAACTGGTACCACTGGCAGGTGCGAGTCGGCGCCAAGGGGACTGCCCGCCGCGCATTCTTGCGCTGGTGTGAGCGTGCGCCGCTTTCGGCCGATGAGATGCAGGTTGCCGACCCGGTCGATGAGTCGCCCACCCTCCCAAAACGAAACGCCGCCCTCGAGACCGGCATCGACCGTGAGTGGGGGCAACTGGCGATCACCGCCCGCTTTCTCGATACCACCGAGCCAACCGGCGAGCGCGTCTACGACTGTTGGCACGTCGAGGATGCCGACACCGCACTCGAGGCACTCGAGGTGTACGACGAGCCATCGGACGCGCGTGAGATCGCGACCAACGACGAAGACGGCCGCTATCGCCCGCTCAAAACCGCGCCAACTCTGCGATCGGGGTGGGCCTTTACCGGCCTCTCGGGGCGCGAACTGGTCGACACCATCGGCTTCATCTATCCGGCGACGATTGCCAACTGGCACCGCGAACAGCGCGGAAATCTCGACGTCGATCACTGGGTCGACACCGCCGAGCGCCAGACCGGCATCTACGACGTGATCGACGACCTGCCACGCGAGGCCGTCGACTGGCTGGCCGAGGCCTGCTGTGTCGACTCCCAGTGTCTGCGCCGACGCGAGTGGGAGTACGAGGCAGGCGACGACCTCGAGCCTGCCGGCGGTGACGGCCCGTTCCCCTGTCGAGAGCCCTGTTCGCTCGTCGTCGCAGCCGCCCGTAAATGGGCGATCCTCGAGTCTGAAACAGAGAAAACGTACGAACTCGAGTTGACGACAAGTGAGTACAATCAGCTTGCGGACCTCATCGATGCGGTCGCTGATGGCCGGGTTGATGACATCCGCGAGGCAGACGTCAACGACGGCGCAAATCGCTATCGCGCGCGGTACTTACGGGCAAAACGATTCGACGACGAGGGTGGACTCGACGCTCGAGAACGCTCCGAGTGA
- a CDS encoding methytransferase partner Trm112: MKESLLEILRCPLDKHELELEDAEYDDDDEEIVSGTLVCTECGERYPIEDGIPNLLPPDMREETPA, encoded by the coding sequence ATGAAGGAGTCGTTGCTGGAGATCCTCCGCTGTCCGCTGGACAAACACGAGTTGGAACTCGAAGACGCAGAGTACGACGACGATGACGAGGAAATCGTCTCGGGAACGCTCGTCTGTACGGAATGCGGCGAGCGCTACCCGATCGAGGATGGCATCCCGAACTTGCTGCCGCCTGACATGCGCGAGGAAACCCCAGCCTGA
- a CDS encoding adenylosuccinate synthase — translation MTVTIVGSQLGDEGKGGVVDLYGDAADVVARYQGGDNAGHTVVHDGEKYKLSLVPSGAVRGKIGVLGNGCVINPRTLFDEISTLEEKGLSPDVRVAERAHVILPFHRVLDGIEEDVKSEDDQEVGTTGRGIGPTYEDKAGRRGVRVGDLLDPEVLRERLEYVVPQKRALIEDVYGADVSDLEDPDAFDVDALFEEFSEIGERLADQNMTVNASAFLTDAMERGETVMFEGAQGTIIDIDHGNYPYVTSSNPTAGGAAVGTGLSPNVIADGEIIGIVKAYLTRVGSGPLPTELGGVEGDTPGYDTQGDGENEELATYIREEGGEYGTVTGRPRRVGWLDMPMLRHSARVNGFTGLAVNHIDVLAGLDEVKVGHSYDLDGDELLAMPPTTEEWGRCEANLRTFDGWDEVDWAAVAAEGYDAIPENARTYLEYLSDELEAPIYAVGVGPGREETVVVENPYE, via the coding sequence ATGACCGTCACAATCGTCGGGTCGCAACTCGGCGACGAAGGTAAGGGTGGAGTCGTCGATCTCTACGGCGACGCTGCCGATGTCGTTGCCCGCTATCAAGGCGGCGACAACGCCGGACATACCGTCGTCCACGACGGTGAGAAGTACAAACTATCGCTCGTGCCGTCGGGTGCCGTTCGGGGGAAAATCGGCGTCCTCGGCAACGGCTGTGTAATCAACCCACGGACGCTGTTCGACGAAATCTCGACGCTCGAGGAGAAGGGACTCTCTCCGGACGTCCGCGTCGCCGAACGCGCTCACGTCATCCTGCCGTTTCACCGCGTTCTCGATGGCATCGAGGAAGACGTCAAGAGCGAGGACGACCAGGAAGTCGGCACGACGGGCCGCGGTATCGGCCCGACCTACGAGGACAAAGCTGGCCGCCGCGGCGTCCGCGTCGGTGACCTCCTCGATCCCGAGGTCCTGCGCGAGCGCCTCGAGTACGTCGTGCCTCAAAAGCGCGCGCTGATCGAGGACGTCTACGGCGCAGACGTCTCGGACCTCGAGGATCCGGACGCGTTCGATGTCGACGCACTCTTCGAGGAGTTCTCGGAAATCGGCGAGCGCCTCGCCGACCAGAACATGACCGTCAACGCCAGCGCGTTCCTTACGGACGCGATGGAACGCGGCGAGACCGTCATGTTCGAGGGTGCACAGGGGACGATCATCGACATCGACCACGGGAACTACCCCTACGTCACGTCCTCGAACCCGACCGCGGGCGGCGCGGCCGTCGGGACGGGCCTCAGCCCGAACGTCATCGCAGACGGCGAGATCATCGGCATTGTCAAGGCCTACCTCACGCGCGTCGGCAGCGGTCCGCTGCCGACCGAACTCGGCGGCGTCGAAGGCGACACGCCCGGCTACGACACACAAGGCGACGGCGAGAACGAAGAACTCGCGACGTACATTCGTGAGGAAGGCGGCGAGTACGGCACCGTCACCGGCCGCCCACGCCGCGTCGGGTGGCTCGACATGCCAATGCTTCGCCACTCCGCGCGCGTCAACGGCTTCACCGGGCTCGCGGTCAATCACATCGACGTGCTTGCCGGTCTGGACGAAGTGAAAGTCGGCCACAGCTACGATCTCGACGGCGACGAACTGCTTGCGATGCCCCCGACAACCGAGGAGTGGGGCCGCTGCGAGGCGAATCTCCGTACGTTCGACGGCTGGGACGAGGTCGACTGGGCCGCCGTCGCCGCCGAGGGCTACGACGCGATCCCCGAAAACGCCCGCACCTACCTCGAGTATCTCAGCGACGAACTCGAGGCACCGATCTACGCGGTTGGCGTTGGTCCGGGCCGCGAGGAAACCGTCGTCGTCGAGAACCCCTACGAGTAA
- a CDS encoding transcriptional regulator, whose product MESRTQERVEQWDSRPFSGGYDGLSDLATSGFSGAVTAGRTWLFMLNGRIVGVVDGEIEAFESATGTAYQAPHPSLPLLCAMDEQGGETRAQYYTNETSLAEVDQTLQNGSFTGYIELAENVLSGDYYAVYYGGRRMAAAYIGNANRLVTGDEAFEKASDEVGIYEVIDVDISVTDVPGSEDETPVSEGTDTDASTTAADTGASSGAADDGDIGIESSDSRTVEPTPEPSVDPTESAVEPIDVSSGEDAVSVETDATDLEDLTAMGTASEADDADDSDGITTAYDEAVATDDPSSGITDADAGTELSADSPSAVDTDVPASADTDATPSTSSDDAETNSAASAVPESDTDSSDDGSSGPDPADVEAAAEQLEQNDISWTEDDTAADDDADSDTPVDTAGSEQSESATETQADTDTSTRTSTDTDTGATGTSAVTAPAAGTADDSDSSESDATATTDDADAADTEDSQLEERFEEEEQWRETRSIPSIDPDNSVATESASARTRARRSQRASSRTAQSSSQTTADTGTSEQEPQPPSKRSNSASPSNADTTRQDQRSSRAETGPDTSNTSVASRASQSPSRSERNSRLERLTDRIERLEEQREALESKNKELVSERDRLRKQNQELVETVDRLEARIDELEASNDVSVSSSSTTDLAPDRALAGTNLFVRYVSKSQPTLEMAHDGEADRDEVATNLRLEQHTEFEADAVAVDGTPYEEYLDSTMAYQFVDWLTEMALYEIRDTGHAGGLADLYDAIPRIDRAELNATISLEDDETDDVPDEVTFDVVAFDKMGNPLVLATLNDSREPVTEETLVELEEAASAVKANYPDLAASMAVTSSYFEPGALEVTEQATSSGLLSRGSKLSYVNLSRKQGYHLCLVESRSEGFHMNVPEL is encoded by the coding sequence ATGGAATCGCGCACGCAGGAGCGCGTCGAACAATGGGATTCTCGCCCGTTCAGTGGCGGTTACGATGGACTTTCGGATCTCGCTACGAGTGGCTTCTCCGGGGCTGTGACGGCAGGACGAACCTGGCTGTTTATGCTTAATGGCCGGATCGTCGGGGTCGTCGACGGAGAGATTGAAGCCTTCGAAAGCGCAACTGGAACGGCGTATCAGGCGCCACATCCATCGCTACCGCTTCTCTGTGCGATGGACGAACAGGGGGGCGAGACACGGGCACAGTACTATACGAACGAAACGTCGCTTGCCGAGGTCGATCAGACGTTGCAAAACGGCTCGTTTACGGGCTATATCGAACTGGCCGAAAACGTCCTCAGCGGGGACTACTACGCAGTCTACTACGGTGGTCGGCGAATGGCCGCGGCCTATATCGGAAACGCCAACCGGTTGGTGACCGGTGACGAGGCGTTCGAGAAGGCCAGCGACGAGGTCGGTATCTACGAAGTGATCGATGTCGACATTTCCGTCACCGACGTTCCTGGCAGTGAAGACGAGACACCCGTGTCGGAAGGGACAGACACAGATGCAAGCACGACCGCTGCGGACACAGGGGCGTCGTCCGGAGCGGCTGACGATGGTGACATCGGTATTGAGTCAAGCGACTCGAGGACGGTCGAGCCAACACCGGAGCCGAGTGTTGATCCTACCGAAAGCGCCGTCGAACCGATCGATGTCTCGAGTGGCGAGGACGCCGTCTCCGTCGAGACGGATGCGACCGACCTCGAGGACCTCACTGCGATGGGGACGGCCTCAGAAGCTGACGATGCGGACGACTCAGACGGGATCACGACGGCCTACGACGAGGCGGTTGCAACCGACGACCCCTCGTCGGGGATCACCGACGCAGATGCTGGGACCGAACTCAGCGCTGACTCTCCGTCCGCTGTCGATACCGACGTTCCCGCCAGTGCCGACACCGACGCTACTCCGTCAACATCATCTGACGATGCCGAGACGAATTCGGCCGCCTCAGCAGTTCCTGAGTCGGACACCGACTCGAGCGATGACGGCAGTTCGGGCCCTGACCCTGCGGATGTCGAAGCCGCTGCCGAACAACTCGAGCAGAACGATATCTCCTGGACCGAGGATGACACGGCGGCTGACGACGACGCTGACAGTGACACTCCTGTCGACACTGCTGGGAGTGAGCAGTCCGAATCGGCGACGGAGACGCAGGCTGACACCGACACCAGTACACGCACCAGCACCGATACCGACACTGGTGCGACTGGGACATCGGCTGTCACAGCCCCCGCAGCCGGCACGGCAGACGACAGTGACTCGAGTGAGTCTGATGCAACTGCAACCACCGACGACGCTGACGCAGCCGATACGGAGGACTCCCAACTCGAGGAACGATTCGAGGAAGAAGAGCAGTGGCGTGAGACGCGGAGCATCCCGTCGATCGATCCGGATAACTCGGTTGCGACGGAGTCAGCGTCTGCCCGTACACGAGCGCGCCGATCACAACGCGCCTCAAGCAGAACAGCACAGTCCAGTTCGCAGACGACAGCCGACACTGGCACGTCCGAACAGGAGCCACAGCCACCGAGTAAGCGCTCGAACAGTGCATCACCGTCGAACGCGGACACGACTCGCCAGGATCAGCGCTCGAGTCGCGCCGAGACTGGGCCTGACACGTCTAACACATCGGTTGCCAGTAGAGCGAGCCAGTCACCCTCGAGAAGTGAGCGCAACTCGCGTCTCGAGCGCCTCACCGACCGTATTGAGCGTCTCGAAGAGCAACGAGAGGCGCTTGAATCGAAGAACAAGGAACTCGTCTCCGAGCGAGACCGACTCCGCAAGCAGAATCAGGAACTCGTCGAAACCGTCGACCGACTCGAGGCTCGCATCGACGAGTTAGAGGCAAGCAACGACGTGAGTGTGAGCAGTTCCAGTACAACTGACCTCGCTCCTGATCGCGCGTTGGCCGGAACGAATCTCTTCGTGCGCTACGTCTCCAAGAGCCAGCCCACTCTCGAGATGGCTCACGACGGCGAGGCCGACCGTGATGAGGTCGCGACGAATCTCCGCCTCGAGCAACATACTGAGTTCGAAGCGGACGCTGTCGCCGTCGATGGCACGCCGTACGAGGAGTATCTCGACTCCACGATGGCCTACCAGTTCGTCGACTGGCTCACCGAAATGGCCTTGTACGAAATTCGCGACACCGGCCACGCGGGCGGGCTCGCTGATCTGTACGACGCAATTCCGCGCATCGACCGCGCCGAACTGAACGCGACCATCTCACTCGAGGACGACGAAACCGACGACGTGCCGGACGAGGTCACGTTCGACGTCGTTGCCTTCGACAAGATGGGCAATCCGCTCGTACTCGCCACGCTGAATGACTCGCGCGAACCGGTTACCGAGGAGACGCTCGTCGAACTCGAGGAAGCGGCCTCTGCGGTCAAGGCGAACTATCCCGACCTCGCCGCGTCGATGGCCGTCACCTCGAGTTACTTCGAACCGGGCGCACTCGAGGTCACGGAGCAGGCAACGAGCAGCGGACTGCTCAGTCGTGGCTCGAAGCTGAGCTACGTCAACCTCTCGCGAAAGCAGGGGTATCACCTCTGTCTCGTCGAATCTCGATCGGAAGGCTTCCACATGAACGTCCCAGAGTTGTAA
- a CDS encoding UPF0058 family protein codes for MHKDELLELHEELVIIMEYFADREEVDAELFEPYRQLDVDPSHVHKSKSEHKHAVFVLGNALAKGMSEDEFSSAGRIGKRMKELADDAESKI; via the coding sequence ATGCACAAAGACGAACTCCTCGAGCTCCACGAAGAACTCGTTATTATCATGGAGTACTTCGCCGATCGCGAGGAGGTGGATGCGGAGTTGTTCGAGCCGTATCGTCAGCTCGACGTTGATCCATCGCACGTCCATAAATCCAAGAGCGAACACAAACACGCCGTCTTCGTCCTCGGCAACGCACTCGCAAAGGGCATGAGTGAAGACGAGTTCTCGAGTGCCGGCCGGATCGGCAAGCGGATGAAAGAACTCGCCGACGACGCTGAGTCGAAGATTTAA
- a CDS encoding ABC transporter ATP-binding protein has protein sequence MSNGQLLRTTVEEPTPERATTNDIVLELETIAKRYGSEEVIPDLSLSVHDGEILTLLGPSGCGKTTTLRLIAGLEEPDAGCVRLDGDAVAGDGHFVPPENRGVGVVFQEFALFPHLTARENVAFGLQGWSDAEKDARVTELLDLVGLEKQGESYPEELSGGQQQRVALARSLAPEPAMLLLDEPFSNLDVDLRVEMREEVRRIIKEAGVTAISVTHDQEEALSISDRVAVMNDGDIEQIGTPEHVFQQPKSRFVAGFLGHASFLSGEVRGDDVETAVGRVLRDDVNGLVTEYDGTDIDLLVRPDDVTAVSAADVESNGRVVYRRYLGPTVLYRVELDSGETIECMHNHSDQIDLDERVAVRVTADHELAWFPAGQRDRSVSVAE, from the coding sequence ATGTCGAATGGGCAACTACTCAGAACGACGGTCGAGGAACCGACGCCGGAGCGTGCCACCACAAATGACATCGTCCTCGAACTCGAGACTATTGCAAAACGATACGGGAGCGAAGAGGTTATTCCCGACCTTTCGCTGTCGGTTCACGACGGCGAGATTCTGACGTTGCTCGGCCCATCGGGCTGTGGAAAGACAACGACACTCCGTCTCATCGCCGGCCTCGAGGAGCCAGACGCTGGCTGTGTACGACTCGATGGAGACGCTGTTGCTGGTGATGGTCACTTTGTTCCACCGGAAAACCGTGGCGTCGGCGTCGTCTTTCAGGAATTCGCGCTGTTCCCGCACCTAACCGCTCGTGAGAATGTCGCCTTTGGATTGCAGGGCTGGTCCGATGCAGAGAAAGACGCCCGCGTGACAGAGTTACTCGACCTCGTTGGCCTCGAAAAGCAAGGCGAGAGCTATCCTGAGGAGTTATCTGGTGGCCAGCAACAGCGGGTTGCGCTCGCTCGTTCGCTCGCGCCTGAACCGGCGATGTTGTTGCTCGATGAACCGTTTTCGAATCTCGACGTGGACTTGCGCGTCGAGATGCGCGAGGAGGTACGCCGCATCATCAAGGAAGCAGGTGTCACCGCGATTTCGGTCACGCACGATCAAGAGGAAGCATTGTCAATTTCTGACCGGGTTGCCGTCATGAACGACGGCGATATTGAACAGATTGGCACGCCAGAGCACGTCTTCCAGCAGCCAAAATCTCGGTTCGTCGCCGGCTTCCTCGGCCACGCTAGTTTCCTCTCGGGCGAGGTTCGCGGTGACGACGTCGAAACTGCCGTTGGCCGTGTCCTCCGCGATGATGTCAACGGCCTCGTCACGGAATACGACGGGACTGATATCGACTTGCTCGTTCGCCCGGATGACGTGACCGCCGTCTCCGCCGCTGATGTCGAATCAAACGGGCGCGTCGTCTACCGGCGGTATCTCGGCCCGACCGTCCTCTATCGCGTCGAACTCGACTCCGGCGAGACGATCGAATGCATGCACAACCACTCCGACCAGATCGACTTAGACGAACGCGTCGCCGTCCGCGTCACCGCCGACCACGAACTTGCGTGGTTCCCTGCCGGCCAGCGCGACCGCTCCGTTTCCGTCGCCGAGTAG
- a CDS encoding DUF5793 family protein: MRREHFTLDVDNVDWVETNGEPRKPAVSIAFTGPTSMLRERLTDHDGNVLEASETDVALRLQEPLGDETAGVVSVTNRITGEFILELNEDADDVLTFIRAARGYGEDVSEDDGRYDVEITLEDESEPFVTYDKRTFLVYDDEGSLLRQHSLIPSGVEL, translated from the coding sequence ATGAGGCGCGAGCACTTCACATTAGATGTGGATAACGTCGACTGGGTTGAAACGAATGGTGAGCCACGCAAACCTGCAGTATCGATTGCGTTCACTGGCCCCACTTCGATGCTTCGCGAGCGCCTGACAGACCACGACGGAAACGTTCTCGAGGCCAGCGAGACTGACGTTGCGCTTCGCCTCCAAGAGCCACTTGGTGACGAGACAGCAGGCGTGGTCAGCGTCACAAATCGAATTACTGGCGAGTTTATTCTCGAACTCAATGAGGACGCGGACGACGTGTTGACGTTCATCCGCGCCGCTCGCGGCTACGGTGAGGACGTCTCCGAAGACGACGGCCGCTACGATGTCGAAATCACGCTCGAGGACGAGTCCGAGCCGTTTGTCACCTATGACAAGCGGACGTTTCTTGTCTACGACGACGAGGGGAGTCTGTTGCGCCAGCACAGTCTGATCCCGAGCGGCGTCGAACTGTAG
- a CDS encoding type II/IV secretion system ATPase subunit, translating to MAPHTDSDADDAANSESESGDDTGSTAETATQNEQSAEPGQSASTTTTAGTEPGTPKTGDTADEPTATPAGVSAEEQAPDPDPNSTFDTAKRVIRRVLETLRGSDIEVKEYNPDSHEPLIEFDGIDGLEEVERYWVDAPFSFVTIGYDSERSHHRYHVVEPRLTESERLLLETLFEDIRDPLLYREQDADADVEAILQDTIREYLERYGAEIEMATFYRLFYYIHRDFRGYGRLDPIMHDPHVEDISCDGYELPIFVYHEGYTDIETNVSFGPDELDQFVVRLAQHSGRHISIGDPMVETTLPDGSRAELALGREVTPRGSAFTIRKYADEPFTPVDLIEYGTFSIEQMAYLWLAIEHNKSLLFAGGTASGKTTSMNAISMFIPPRSKVLTIEDTRELQLYHDNWLSSVTRERIHEGTDVSMYDLLRSALRHRPEYIVVGEVRGEEAITLFQAMNTGHTTYSTMHADSVQTVINRLENEPINVPRPMVQSLDILSVQTLTRLEDGRVRRNKVIAEIEGIDQRTGELDYSTAYTWDNDGDEFHSSGSHVLETIRNERGWSRTQLLTELKDRERFLQYLCANDISDYRRFTALVNEYYVDRESVLETIEDADGAPTDNTAEPGSDEHGGDAHGEDERPEDDGLEAERDDRTEATDDGVGGGEETTPH from the coding sequence ATGGCACCACACACAGATTCAGACGCGGACGACGCAGCCAACTCCGAGAGTGAAAGCGGAGATGACACGGGTAGTACCGCCGAAACTGCGACCCAAAACGAACAGTCGGCCGAGCCAGGGCAATCAGCATCGACGACAACGACCGCTGGCACAGAACCAGGGACACCCAAAACGGGCGACACAGCCGACGAACCGACCGCGACACCCGCTGGCGTCTCCGCTGAGGAGCAGGCACCAGATCCAGACCCGAATTCGACGTTCGATACCGCCAAACGCGTGATTCGGCGCGTCCTCGAGACGCTCCGTGGCTCCGATATCGAGGTCAAAGAGTACAACCCCGACAGCCACGAGCCACTCATCGAATTCGACGGCATCGATGGCCTCGAGGAAGTCGAGCGCTACTGGGTCGACGCCCCGTTTTCGTTCGTGACAATCGGCTACGACTCCGAGCGCAGTCACCACCGATACCACGTGGTCGAACCGCGACTAACCGAGAGCGAGCGCCTGTTGCTCGAGACGCTCTTCGAAGACATCCGCGACCCGCTGTTGTATCGCGAGCAAGACGCCGATGCCGATGTTGAGGCGATTTTACAAGACACGATTCGTGAGTACCTCGAGCGCTATGGCGCAGAGATCGAGATGGCGACGTTCTATCGCCTGTTTTACTACATTCACCGGGATTTCCGTGGCTACGGTCGGCTGGATCCGATCATGCACGATCCACACGTCGAGGATATTTCGTGCGACGGCTACGAGTTGCCAATTTTTGTCTATCACGAGGGCTATACCGACATCGAGACGAATGTCTCGTTTGGGCCAGACGAACTCGATCAGTTCGTTGTGCGTCTCGCCCAGCACTCGGGTCGACATATCTCGATCGGTGATCCAATGGTCGAGACGACACTTCCCGATGGCTCGCGTGCCGAACTGGCTCTCGGCAGAGAGGTCACCCCGCGCGGCTCTGCATTCACCATCCGAAAGTACGCTGATGAGCCGTTTACGCCGGTCGATCTCATCGAGTACGGCACCTTCAGCATCGAGCAGATGGCCTATCTCTGGTTGGCAATCGAGCACAACAAGAGTCTCCTCTTTGCAGGTGGGACAGCCTCGGGGAAAACGACGAGCATGAACGCCATCTCGATGTTTATCCCGCCGCGTTCGAAGGTGTTGACCATCGAAGACACCCGCGAACTCCAACTGTATCACGACAACTGGCTCTCTTCGGTCACGCGCGAACGAATCCACGAAGGGACCGACGTGTCGATGTACGACCTACTCCGGTCAGCACTGCGACACCGCCCCGAATACATCGTCGTCGGCGAGGTCCGTGGCGAGGAAGCAATCACGCTCTTTCAGGCGATGAACACCGGCCACACGACCTACTCGACGATGCACGCCGACTCGGTCCAGACAGTGATCAACCGACTCGAGAACGAGCCAATCAACGTCCCGCGGCCGATGGTCCAGAGCCTCGATATTCTCTCCGTGCAGACGCTTACCCGTCTCGAGGATGGTCGCGTCCGCCGAAACAAAGTCATCGCCGAAATCGAGGGCATCGACCAGCGAACCGGCGAACTCGACTACTCAACGGCGTACACCTGGGACAACGATGGCGATGAGTTCCACTCGAGTGGCAGTCATGTCCTCGAGACAATCCGCAACGAGCGTGGCTGGTCACGAACCCAGTTACTGACCGAACTCAAGGATCGCGAACGGTTCCTCCAGTACCTCTGTGCGAACGACATCTCAGACTACCGGCGCTTTACCGCGCTCGTCAACGAGTACTACGTCGACCGCGAGAGCGTCCTCGAGACGATCGAGGACGCGGATGGAGCGCCGACAGACAACACAGCCGAACCGGGCAGCGATGAGCACGGTGGCGATGCCCACGGTGAGGACGAACGGCCAGAAGATGACGGACTCGAGGCTGAACGGGACGACCGAACCGAAGCTACCGACGATGGTGTCGGTGGTGGCGAGGAGACGACACCACACTGA